A portion of the Actomonas aquatica genome contains these proteins:
- a CDS encoding sialate O-acetylesterase — MKIPSAILVALSLTAVASADVVLAPLFTDHGVLQRDQAVPVWGTADAGEAVTVSFAGQSVSTTADEAGKWRVDLAAMPVNATGQTLTVNGHNTLTLTDILVGDVWLCGGQSNMEWPLRNTTDADTAIPSANFPLIRHIKIERRIARDPLTTATGSWTVCSPETVPHFTAVGYYFARQLHAELGVPIGLVNSNWGGTPAEAWLPPAALEDLDILLAATSHQAYSYTGIHANLVNYQEKLAAWEADPENVEKPSMPWRPGAENHSLVLNNGMIAPLAPYGLKGVIWYQGEANADQPETYRTLFGAVIESWRDQFEQPELPFYWVQLANWQPGGIGWAFLREAQTQTLELPHTGQVVINDVGDPDDIHPRNKTAVGDRLARVALRRLHGFDIEDTGPTFASAILRDATIELSFTHAAGLHTTDGAAPKGFQVAGADGVFHPATAALTPNGTIKVTSDAVSIAHFVRYAWDGHLEVNLVNGDDLPAAPFRTDRL, encoded by the coding sequence ATGAAAATCCCGTCCGCGATTCTCGTCGCCCTCTCTCTCACCGCCGTTGCTTCGGCCGACGTGGTGCTCGCACCGCTCTTCACCGACCACGGTGTCCTGCAGCGCGACCAAGCGGTCCCGGTCTGGGGCACCGCCGATGCGGGCGAGGCCGTCACCGTCAGCTTTGCCGGTCAAAGCGTCTCCACCACCGCCGACGAGGCCGGTAAGTGGCGCGTCGATCTCGCCGCCATGCCGGTCAACGCCACCGGCCAGACCCTCACGGTCAACGGCCACAACACCCTCACTCTCACCGACATCCTCGTCGGCGACGTCTGGCTCTGCGGCGGCCAGTCGAACATGGAGTGGCCCCTGCGCAACACCACCGACGCCGACACCGCCATCCCGAGCGCCAACTTCCCGCTCATCCGCCACATCAAGATCGAGCGCCGCATCGCCCGCGATCCGCTCACCACCGCCACCGGTAGCTGGACCGTCTGCTCGCCCGAAACCGTCCCGCACTTCACCGCCGTCGGTTATTATTTTGCCCGCCAGCTGCACGCCGAACTCGGGGTGCCAATCGGCCTCGTGAACAGCAACTGGGGTGGCACCCCCGCCGAGGCCTGGCTGCCGCCCGCCGCCCTCGAAGACCTCGACATCCTCCTTGCCGCCACCTCCCACCAAGCCTACTCCTACACCGGCATCCACGCCAACCTCGTCAACTACCAGGAGAAGCTCGCTGCGTGGGAAGCCGACCCCGAGAACGTTGAAAAACCCTCCATGCCCTGGCGCCCCGGCGCGGAGAACCACTCCCTCGTGCTCAACAACGGCATGATCGCCCCGCTCGCCCCCTACGGCCTCAAGGGCGTCATCTGGTATCAGGGCGAAGCCAACGCCGACCAGCCCGAGACCTACCGCACCCTCTTCGGTGCCGTCATCGAATCTTGGCGCGACCAGTTTGAGCAGCCCGAGTTGCCCTTCTACTGGGTCCAACTCGCCAACTGGCAACCCGGCGGCATCGGCTGGGCCTTCCTCCGCGAAGCCCAAACCCAGACGCTCGAGCTGCCCCACACCGGCCAGGTCGTGATCAACGACGTCGGCGACCCCGACGACATTCACCCGCGCAACAAAACCGCCGTCGGCGACCGCCTCGCCCGCGTCGCCCTCCGTCGCCTGCACGGCTTCGACATCGAGGACACCGGTCCGACCTTCGCCTCCGCCATTCTGCGCGACGCCACCATCGAACTGAGCTTCACCCACGCCGCCGGCCTGCACACGACCGACGGCGCCGCGCCGAAAGGCTTCCAGGTTGCCGGAGCCGACGGCGTGTTTCATCCCGCCACCGCCGCCCTCACGCCGAATGGCACGATCAAGGTGACGAGCGACGCCGTGAGCATCGCCCACTTCGTGCGCTACGCCTGGGACGGCCACCTCGAGGTCAACCTCGTCAACGGCGACGACCTCCCCGCCGCCCCCTTCCGCACCGACCGCCTGTAA
- a CDS encoding peptide ABC transporter substrate-binding protein gives MTPSRSTTSSRLRPLLLCIGLLAVLLGGAAGCAKSATGAAKGNVLHMANGTEPSDLDPQTVTGRPESTIIRTLMEGLVIPDPKTLKPMPGQAESWEISDDGLVYTFHLRPDAKWSNGDPVTAEHFITSWKRILTPSLGSEYAYMLFPVVGAEAYNKGELTDFAQTGFKALDERTIQITLDHPTSYLLEVMHHYSWYPIHPPTVAKFDGMERKGSRWTRPGNYVGNGPFVLTEWIPNQHIQIAPSPTYWGADQVKLDGVRFYPIDSEDAEERMFRTGQLDVTNSVPLSKIDHYRDERSDVLRLDDFMAAAYFRVNVNKPQLQDPRVRRALGLAIDRDGLAYEVLRGVKLPGFSFCPKMPGYTPPATFEDNVEAAKALLAEAGFPNGEGMPPIEILYPTSDSGRIVCEALQAMLRENLNIDVRLYNQEWKVYLNSMNEQDYDLAWSAWIGDYVDPLTFFDMMVTDGGNNRTGWSNPHYDELVEQALAVRDEAQRKAIFDEMEQILGSDVPVIPLYTYTRSFLIDPAVKGWNPTLLDIHPLQNVWLER, from the coding sequence ATGACACCCTCCCGATCCACTACCTCCTCCCGCCTCCGACCGCTCCTCCTGTGTATTGGCCTGCTCGCCGTCCTGCTCGGCGGTGCCGCCGGTTGCGCCAAGTCGGCCACCGGTGCCGCCAAGGGCAATGTGCTGCACATGGCCAACGGCACCGAGCCCTCGGACCTCGACCCGCAGACCGTCACCGGCCGCCCCGAGAGCACCATCATCCGCACGCTGATGGAAGGTCTGGTCATCCCCGATCCCAAGACTCTCAAACCCATGCCCGGCCAAGCCGAGTCGTGGGAGATCTCCGATGATGGTCTGGTTTACACCTTTCACCTGCGGCCCGACGCCAAGTGGTCCAATGGCGACCCGGTCACCGCGGAGCACTTTATCACGTCGTGGAAACGCATTCTGACACCGTCATTGGGATCTGAATACGCCTACATGCTGTTCCCGGTGGTGGGCGCCGAGGCCTATAACAAGGGCGAACTGACCGACTTTGCGCAGACCGGCTTCAAGGCCCTCGACGAGCGCACCATCCAAATCACCCTCGATCACCCGACCAGCTACCTGCTAGAGGTGATGCACCACTACAGCTGGTATCCGATTCATCCGCCGACGGTGGCCAAGTTTGACGGCATGGAGCGCAAGGGCTCCCGCTGGACCCGCCCGGGCAACTACGTGGGCAACGGTCCCTTTGTCCTGACGGAATGGATACCGAATCAACACATTCAGATCGCCCCCAGTCCGACCTATTGGGGGGCGGACCAGGTGAAGCTCGACGGCGTGCGGTTTTACCCGATCGACAGCGAGGATGCCGAGGAGCGCATGTTCCGGACCGGTCAGCTCGACGTCACCAATTCGGTGCCGCTGAGCAAGATCGACCACTACCGCGACGAGCGGTCGGACGTGCTGCGTCTGGATGACTTTATGGCGGCGGCCTACTTCCGCGTGAACGTGAACAAGCCGCAATTGCAGGACCCGCGGGTGCGCCGCGCGCTGGGTCTGGCGATCGATCGTGATGGGCTGGCTTATGAAGTGTTGCGCGGGGTGAAACTGCCGGGCTTCAGCTTCTGTCCGAAGATGCCGGGCTACACGCCGCCGGCGACATTTGAGGACAATGTGGAGGCGGCGAAGGCTTTGCTGGCCGAGGCCGGTTTCCCGAATGGGGAAGGCATGCCGCCGATCGAGATCCTGTATCCGACTTCCGACAGCGGTCGCATCGTGTGTGAGGCTTTGCAGGCGATGTTGCGCGAGAACCTCAACATCGACGTGCGCCTCTACAACCAGGAGTGGAAGGTTTACCTGAACTCGATGAACGAGCAGGACTACGACCTCGCATGGAGTGCTTGGATCGGTGACTACGTGGACCCGCTGACCTTCTTCGACATGATGGTGACCGATGGCGGCAACAACCGCACCGGCTGGTCGAATCCGCACTACGATGAGCTCGTCGAGCAGGCGCTGGCCGTGCGCGACGAAGCGCAGCGCAAAGCGATCTTCGACGAGATGGAGCAGATCCTCGGTAGCGATGTGCCGGTGATTCCGCTCTACACCTACACGCGTTCGTTCCTCATTGATCCCGCGGTGAAAGGCTGGAATCCGACCTTGTTGGACATCCACCCGCTGCAGAACGTTTGGTTGGAGCGGTAA
- a CDS encoding acyl-CoA thioesterase, protein MDVFTAFETELDVRPDDIDLYQHVHSTRYIDYVLAARFVQMERDYGMSMTEFAARGLGWYMVSTTVNYKRPLGLGDRMVVRCQITDFSRAGCRLKFEIDRLPDRKRSCDGTCDYALIDLKTNRAVAIPADVREKYSI, encoded by the coding sequence ATGGACGTATTCACTGCCTTTGAAACCGAACTCGATGTGCGCCCCGACGACATCGATCTCTACCAGCACGTGCACAGCACGCGCTACATCGACTACGTGCTGGCGGCGCGTTTTGTGCAGATGGAGCGCGACTACGGCATGTCGATGACGGAGTTCGCGGCGCGCGGGCTCGGTTGGTATATGGTCTCGACCACGGTGAACTACAAACGGCCGCTCGGGCTGGGCGACCGCATGGTGGTGCGTTGCCAGATTACGGATTTTTCGCGGGCCGGCTGCCGCCTGAAGTTTGAGATCGACCGGCTGCCCGATCGCAAACGCTCCTGCGACGGCACCTGTGACTACGCTTTGATAGACCTGAAAACGAACCGCGCGGTGGCGATTCCCGCCGATGTGCGCGAAAAATACTCCATCTGA
- a CDS encoding RNA-binding S4 domain-containing protein: MPADDTCRIDRWLWAVRIFKTRSLAASACRGGHVRLGDTVVKPARDVRIGEVVTVRDGLLERRFVVKGLPASRVGAKLVPDFCEDRTPPEAIEQVKAARVQQVLARDRGAGRPTKRDRRQLDQLLGGG, translated from the coding sequence GTGCCTGCCGATGACACCTGCCGCATCGACCGGTGGTTGTGGGCGGTGCGCATCTTCAAAACCCGCAGTCTGGCGGCGAGTGCCTGCCGCGGTGGGCATGTGAGGCTGGGCGACACCGTGGTGAAGCCGGCGCGGGATGTGCGTATTGGCGAAGTGGTGACAGTGCGCGACGGGTTGCTCGAACGCCGCTTCGTGGTGAAGGGCCTGCCGGCCTCGCGGGTGGGGGCGAAGCTGGTGCCGGATTTCTGCGAGGACCGCACGCCGCCGGAGGCGATCGAACAGGTGAAGGCGGCGCGGGTGCAGCAGGTGTTGGCGCGCGACCGCGGGGCGGGGCGGCCGACCAAACGGGACCGGCGACAACTCGACCAATTGCTGGGCGGCGGCTGA
- a CDS encoding DUF3016 domain-containing protein: protein MKTSTFLAIFGLLAGAVAAEPASAVKVNFVDTDNFTDFTSSYSFPDRGRETYIKELSKFIERRAESRLPSDLQLEVVITDVDMAGEFEPWHGPNAQDIRIVKSLYPPRINLSFRLARADGTVVSEGNRKLRDMSFMYSVRFNDDDPLRYEKQLIDSWLRQELRGQKRT from the coding sequence ATGAAAACCTCCACATTTCTCGCAATTTTCGGGCTTCTCGCCGGCGCTGTCGCGGCGGAACCAGCGAGCGCGGTGAAGGTGAACTTCGTCGATACCGATAACTTCACCGATTTCACCAGCTCCTATTCGTTTCCGGATCGCGGGCGAGAGACCTACATCAAGGAACTGAGCAAGTTCATCGAGCGTCGGGCCGAGTCCCGGCTGCCGAGTGACCTGCAGCTCGAGGTCGTGATCACGGATGTCGACATGGCCGGTGAGTTCGAACCGTGGCACGGTCCGAACGCTCAGGATATTCGCATCGTGAAGAGCCTCTACCCGCCGCGGATCAACCTGAGCTTCCGTCTTGCCCGCGCGGACGGCACTGTCGTCTCCGAGGGCAATCGCAAGCTCCGGGACATGAGCTTCATGTATAGCGTGCGTTTCAACGACGACGACCCGCTGCGTTACGAAAAGCAACTGATCGACAGTTGGCTGCGGCAGGAGCTGCGTGGGCAAAAACGCACCTGA
- a CDS encoding DUF5069 domain-containing protein — MPAIPGLRSPYTIVTRLCYVGRMFDKIRLHARGELPAAYQPSLGKGLDRRVWTFIGLDYPTIRDRVLAGGTDAELEAWLFSGGRDRSDADCHMWNHFISKLGWRDERSDFLRQRIVEDGFTNRGVETFFDLIEVDEGRPIGGPYA; from the coding sequence ATGCCTGCCATTCCCGGTCTCCGCAGCCCCTACACCATCGTCACCCGCCTCTGCTACGTGGGGCGCATGTTCGATAAGATTCGCCTGCACGCCCGCGGTGAACTCCCCGCCGCCTACCAACCTTCCCTCGGCAAGGGCCTGGATCGTCGCGTCTGGACCTTCATCGGGCTCGACTACCCGACGATCCGCGACCGCGTCCTCGCCGGCGGGACCGACGCCGAACTCGAAGCCTGGTTGTTCAGCGGCGGCCGCGATCGCTCCGACGCCGATTGCCACATGTGGAACCACTTCATCAGCAAACTCGGCTGGCGCGACGAACGCTCCGACTTTCTTCGTCAACGCATCGTCGAAGACGGTTTCACCAACCGCGGCGTGGAGACCTTTTTCGACCTCATCGAAGTCGACGAAGGCCGCCCCATTGGAGGCCCCTATGCCTGA
- a CDS encoding gluconokinase produces the protein MPEPTEGVRPAASAIVVMGVSGTGKSTIGAQLATHLGWTYVDADDHHPAANVAKMRAGTPLDDTDRAPWLDRLRALLSDHATRGAGIVLACSALKAVYRQRLSPPDHPPAFVYLHGTRELLASRLQARAGHYMPASLLDSQLATLEPPPPAEAVWCDVALTPNQIVQHVLAHLSTHAR, from the coding sequence ATGCCTGAGCCGACCGAGGGGGTTCGGCCCGCCGCCTCCGCCATCGTCGTCATGGGCGTGAGCGGCACCGGCAAATCCACCATCGGCGCCCAACTCGCCACCCATCTCGGCTGGACCTACGTCGACGCCGACGACCACCACCCCGCCGCCAACGTCGCCAAGATGCGCGCCGGCACGCCCCTCGACGACACCGACCGCGCCCCTTGGCTCGACCGCCTGCGCGCTTTGTTGAGCGATCACGCCACCCGCGGCGCCGGTATCGTGCTGGCCTGCTCCGCGCTCAAAGCCGTTTACCGCCAACGCCTCAGCCCGCCGGATCATCCGCCCGCCTTCGTGTATCTGCACGGCACCCGCGAGCTGCTTGCCTCCCGCCTGCAAGCCCGCGCCGGCCACTACATGCCCGCCTCCCTGCTCGACTCCCAACTCGCCACCCTCGAGCCGCCTCCGCCCGCCGAAGCCGTGTGGTGTGACGTCGCCCTCACGCCCAACCAAATCGTGCAACACGTCCTCGCTCACCTTTCCACCCACGCTCGCTGA
- a CDS encoding penicillin acylase family protein: MKRSFTRRLLRWIGIGLCTVFLVLLAGFAWIWTRVQSSLPTLDGELPLPGLSAPVSLARDAHGVAIIEATSFVDAQRALGFAHGQDRFFQMDLLRRRAAGRLSGLFGAKALPLDRATVVHRFPALAEQVLAAETPERRALLEAYAEGVNAGLHSLADVPWEYAVLRTDPEPWTPIDTVLVSYSLALDLQDSTGTYEKTLTTLRDTLGTNIVDFLNPLIGPDDSALDGTTAPLTITPTSKLINLRDEALPGTTTETDDTAFADPPAVGSNGFVLPGDRTASGSALLAGDPHLGLSLPNVWYRTQLTWPDATGTTRTAVGVSLPGTPGIIIGTNGDIAWTFTNAYIDAGDLVPVDLNSIAPELLYHYKGDSIEFDEHTDEIVLKNGDVETVESTWTVYGPLIGKTTRQKDLAYKWVFHDPSAINFNVLDLNHARSVDEALTIAADVGLPHLNLILADRAGAAAWTVVGRIPQRDGYDGRFPATWTYGDRSWTGWLPADQRPVVRAAPGQALWSGNQRQVGGDALAVLGDSGYDDPDRAAQIERDLAQLTAPAEPADLLAIQLDHRAEWALRWRDLLVQSFAAAGPAAIADADRATFLRLITEWDGMASADSVGYRLIRDWRSQIVHLTLRPMLGRTYRYAPGFPYWRLRYEAGLWALHRDEPMHLLAADYSDWNALRFAAVDRVIANLDEEGTPLETATWGEANALELNHPFGDFLPNPVASWVNLPVTPQAGDSRMPGVARPRFGASLRFVVAPGHEDEALLHLPGGQSGNPLSPYYRAGHDDWLRGRPSPLLAGDQEHTLTLIP, from the coding sequence ATGAAACGTTCCTTCACCCGCCGCCTCCTCCGTTGGATCGGCATCGGCCTGTGCACCGTCTTCCTCGTCCTCCTCGCGGGCTTCGCCTGGATCTGGACCCGCGTGCAAAGCAGCCTGCCAACGCTCGACGGTGAGCTCCCGCTGCCCGGCCTCTCCGCCCCTGTCTCCCTCGCCCGCGATGCCCACGGCGTAGCCATCATCGAAGCGACCTCCTTCGTCGACGCCCAGCGCGCCCTCGGTTTTGCCCACGGCCAGGATCGTTTCTTCCAAATGGATCTCCTGCGCCGTCGCGCCGCCGGCCGCCTCTCCGGCCTCTTCGGCGCCAAAGCCCTGCCGCTCGACCGCGCCACCGTCGTCCACCGCTTCCCCGCCCTCGCCGAGCAAGTCCTCGCCGCCGAGACGCCCGAGCGCCGCGCCCTCCTCGAAGCCTACGCCGAGGGCGTCAACGCCGGCCTCCACTCGCTCGCCGATGTCCCCTGGGAATACGCCGTCCTGCGCACCGACCCCGAGCCGTGGACACCCATCGACACCGTGCTCGTCTCCTACTCCCTCGCCCTCGACCTGCAGGACTCCACCGGCACCTACGAAAAGACCCTCACCACCCTGCGCGACACCCTCGGCACCAACATCGTCGACTTCCTCAACCCTCTCATTGGCCCCGACGACAGTGCCCTCGACGGCACCACCGCCCCACTCACCATCACCCCCACGTCCAAGCTCATCAACCTGCGCGACGAAGCCCTCCCCGGCACCACCACCGAGACCGACGACACCGCCTTCGCCGATCCGCCTGCCGTCGGCTCCAATGGCTTTGTGCTCCCCGGCGACCGCACCGCGTCCGGCTCCGCCCTGCTCGCCGGCGATCCACACCTCGGCCTCAGCCTGCCCAACGTCTGGTATCGCACCCAACTCACCTGGCCCGACGCCACCGGCACCACCCGCACCGCCGTCGGCGTCTCCCTGCCCGGCACCCCCGGCATCATCATCGGCACCAACGGCGACATCGCCTGGACCTTCACCAACGCCTACATCGACGCCGGCGACCTCGTCCCCGTTGACCTCAACTCCATCGCCCCCGAGCTCCTCTATCACTACAAAGGCGACTCCATCGAATTCGACGAACACACCGACGAGATCGTCCTGAAAAACGGCGACGTCGAAACCGTCGAGTCCACCTGGACCGTCTACGGCCCGCTCATCGGCAAAACCACTCGCCAGAAGGACCTCGCCTACAAGTGGGTCTTCCACGACCCGTCCGCGATCAACTTCAACGTCCTCGACCTCAACCACGCCCGCAGCGTCGACGAGGCCCTCACCATCGCCGCGGACGTTGGCCTGCCCCACCTCAATCTCATCCTCGCCGACCGCGCCGGCGCCGCCGCCTGGACCGTCGTCGGTCGCATTCCCCAACGCGACGGTTACGACGGTCGCTTCCCCGCCACCTGGACCTACGGCGACCGCAGTTGGACCGGCTGGCTGCCCGCCGACCAACGCCCCGTCGTGCGCGCCGCCCCCGGCCAGGCCCTGTGGTCCGGCAACCAACGCCAAGTCGGCGGCGACGCCCTCGCCGTCCTCGGCGACAGCGGCTACGACGACCCCGACCGCGCCGCCCAAATCGAACGCGACCTCGCCCAGCTCACCGCTCCCGCCGAGCCCGCCGACCTGCTCGCCATTCAACTCGACCACCGCGCCGAATGGGCGCTGCGCTGGCGCGACCTGCTCGTGCAGAGCTTCGCCGCGGCCGGCCCCGCCGCCATCGCCGATGCCGACCGAGCCACCTTCCTGCGTCTCATCACCGAATGGGACGGCATGGCGTCCGCCGACTCTGTGGGCTACCGCCTCATCCGCGATTGGCGCAGCCAGATCGTGCACCTGACCCTGCGCCCCATGCTCGGTCGCACCTATCGCTACGCCCCCGGTTTCCCGTATTGGCGACTCCGATACGAGGCTGGCCTGTGGGCCCTGCACCGCGACGAGCCCATGCACCTGCTCGCCGCCGACTACTCCGATTGGAACGCCCTGCGCTTCGCCGCCGTCGACCGCGTTATCGCCAACCTCGACGAAGAAGGCACACCGCTGGAAACCGCCACCTGGGGTGAAGCCAACGCCCTCGAGCTCAACCACCCCTTCGGTGACTTCCTGCCCAACCCGGTGGCCTCGTGGGTCAACCTGCCGGTCACGCCGCAAGCCGGCGACAGCCGCATGCCTGGTGTGGCTCGCCCGCGCTTCGGCGCGTCGTTGCGGTTTGTCGTCGCGCCGGGTCACGAAGACGAAGCCCTGCTCCACCTCCCCGGTGGTCAAAGCGGCAACCCCCTCTCGCCCTACTACCGAGCCGGCCACGACGACTGGCTCCGCGGCCGCCCCAGCCCCCTCCTCGCCGGCGACCAGGAACACACCCTGACCCTGATCCCGTAA
- a CDS encoding nucleoside 2-deoxyribosyltransferase, with protein MKSKLKPAAQSYSVYFGGELFDIKHLVGNAYLAEAIYEKSHGKFLCHLPQDFELRGLNPHVIRDQDILALFEADLAIFNFDGTELDSGTVVEFMLAKFADIPTVILRTDLRAAGDQGSARHDPWNLMASFYPRTEVVRAASLIDYRVLQKTRLRKVTDDITRLAGQHASATASVICDRLATQVVRALNKVLKTPSVMPAEARPDVYTWLALMPGLKGKKKELRAHLAKLQERKVLRGLL; from the coding sequence GTGAAAAGCAAACTCAAGCCCGCTGCCCAGAGCTACTCCGTCTACTTCGGCGGAGAGCTCTTCGATATCAAACACCTCGTCGGTAACGCCTACCTCGCCGAAGCCATTTACGAGAAATCCCACGGCAAATTCCTCTGCCACCTGCCGCAGGATTTTGAGCTGCGCGGACTCAATCCCCACGTCATCCGCGACCAGGACATCCTCGCCCTCTTCGAAGCCGATCTCGCCATCTTCAACTTTGACGGCACCGAGCTCGATAGCGGCACCGTCGTTGAATTCATGTTGGCCAAGTTTGCCGACATCCCGACCGTCATCCTGCGCACCGATCTGCGCGCCGCCGGCGACCAGGGCAGCGCCCGCCACGATCCGTGGAACCTCATGGCCAGCTTCTACCCGCGCACCGAAGTCGTGCGCGCCGCCAGCCTCATCGATTACCGCGTCCTGCAAAAGACCCGCCTGCGCAAGGTGACCGACGACATCACCCGCCTCGCCGGTCAGCACGCCTCTGCCACCGCGTCGGTCATCTGCGACCGCCTCGCCACTCAGGTCGTGCGCGCGCTCAACAAGGTCCTTAAAACGCCCTCCGTCATGCCGGCCGAAGCCCGTCCCGATGTTTACACCTGGCTCGCCCTCATGCCCGGACTCAAGGGCAAGAAAAAGGAACTGCGCGCCCACCTCGCCAAACTCCAGGAACGCAAAGTCCTCCGCGGCCTCCTCTGA
- the upp gene encoding uracil phosphoribosyltransferase, with product MAQLLHHPLASHILTHLRDKTTKPATFRTLAHQIGIMLALEATRDLPTGVKTIETPLEQIDGTVLEETLVVVPILRAGLGMLQPYTDLFPSVSVGYVGLERDHDTAVARSYYCKLPSVEGCRVLCIDPMLATGGSAVQAVQILKDYGATDIRMVSIVSAPEGVETFESAHPDVPVITAAIDRELNDQSYILPGLGDFGDRLFDT from the coding sequence ATGGCCCAGCTCCTCCATCACCCGCTCGCGTCGCACATCCTCACCCACCTCCGCGACAAGACCACCAAACCGGCCACCTTCCGCACCCTGGCCCATCAGATCGGGATCATGCTCGCCCTCGAAGCCACCCGCGATCTGCCCACCGGCGTGAAGACCATCGAGACGCCGCTCGAACAGATCGATGGCACCGTGCTCGAAGAAACCCTCGTCGTCGTGCCCATCCTGCGCGCCGGCCTCGGCATGCTCCAACCCTACACCGATCTCTTCCCCAGCGTGAGCGTCGGATACGTAGGCCTCGAACGCGACCACGACACCGCCGTCGCCCGCAGCTACTACTGCAAGCTGCCGTCCGTCGAAGGCTGCCGCGTGCTCTGCATCGATCCCATGCTGGCCACCGGCGGTTCCGCCGTGCAGGCCGTGCAAATCCTCAAGGACTACGGCGCCACCGACATCCGCATGGTCTCCATCGTCAGCGCGCCCGAAGGCGTTGAGACCTTCGAATCCGCCCACCCCGACGTCCCTGTCATCACCGCCGCCATTGACCGCGAGCTCAATGACCAGAGCTACATCCTCCCCGGCCTCGGCGACTTCGGCGACCGCCTGTTCGACACCTGA
- a CDS encoding GNAT family N-acetyltransferase, whose translation MKPPLPYTIRPATHAPADDVAWARLRHELWPDCPPERHAVEKQLYLRSPGIVLFALNEAGEPFGFVEVSVRRDHVVGSSSTDTPYLEGWFIEADYRDRGIGRALIEAACEWARNAGYRELASDTEFDNHDGISAHLRLGFRETERTISFLRPL comes from the coding sequence ATGAAGCCACCCCTGCCCTACACCATTCGCCCCGCCACCCACGCCCCGGCCGACGACGTCGCCTGGGCCCGCCTGCGCCACGAGCTCTGGCCGGATTGCCCGCCCGAGCGTCACGCCGTCGAAAAACAACTCTACCTCCGCTCCCCCGGCATCGTGCTCTTCGCGCTCAACGAAGCCGGCGAGCCCTTCGGTTTTGTGGAAGTGAGCGTGCGGCGCGATCACGTCGTAGGTAGCAGCTCCACCGATACGCCCTACCTCGAGGGCTGGTTCATCGAGGCCGACTATCGCGACCGTGGCATCGGCCGCGCCCTCATCGAGGCCGCCTGCGAATGGGCGCGCAACGCCGGTTACCGCGAACTCGCCAGCGACACCGAGTTCGACAATCACGACGGCATCTCCGCTCACCTCCGGCTTGGCTTCCGCGAAACCGAGCGCACGATTTCCTTCCTGCGCCCGCTCTAA
- a CDS encoding DUF5069 domain-containing protein, whose translation MSAPTSTPLLRRPWDRLADCMWLPRFVDKARLHLRGELPADFHKAFGFRLATDGVFMTHFGLTLEALLEAVKNAGADDAPIATWFLAQPGVTAESIAAWNELAPRLGLPGTPMERAFRWALTHYYTGDDLDPRVTTVFTGLAWDEGYLDEMPAALLP comes from the coding sequence GTGTCCGCGCCCACCTCCACTCCGCTCCTCCGTCGTCCCTGGGACCGCCTCGCCGACTGCATGTGGCTGCCGCGTTTCGTCGACAAAGCCCGCCTCCACCTGCGCGGCGAATTGCCCGCCGATTTCCACAAAGCTTTCGGCTTCCGCCTGGCGACCGACGGCGTGTTCATGACCCACTTCGGCCTCACGCTGGAGGCCCTCCTCGAAGCGGTGAAAAACGCCGGTGCGGACGACGCCCCCATCGCGACGTGGTTCCTCGCTCAACCCGGTGTCACCGCCGAATCCATCGCCGCCTGGAACGAGTTGGCCCCTCGCCTCGGTCTGCCCGGCACGCCGATGGAACGCGCCTTTCGCTGGGCTCTCACGCACTACTACACCGGCGACGACCTCGATCCCCGCGTCACCACCGTCTTCACCGGCCTCGCCTGGGATGAAGGTTACCTGGACGAAATGCCCGCTGCTCTGCTGCCGTGA